In Desulfofundulus luciae, one DNA window encodes the following:
- a CDS encoding methyl-accepting chemotaxis protein translates to MVEKDAIGQLIGSFEQMRRNLAHLIGEVAEEARKASELAEQLSSATDQISQGATETASAAVQISASVEEVAGRAETVARTAGRAASLAEDGGRKMDEVSRQIRTMHDTTRQAVERVERFARMSEQIGEILGIISSIADQTNLLALNAAIEAARAGEHGRGFAVVAEEVRKLAERSASSAEEIGNLVSAIREEISEVTALMEGSAREADRGLAVVEEAGTAFKEILSAVQEVDSQVADVATASRQVSEAVQNIAASTEEQSALLQETASSIATLSSMAERLEAMAARFKV, encoded by the coding sequence ATGGTGGAAAAAGACGCAATTGGACAACTAATCGGTTCGTTTGAACAAATGCGCCGAAACTTGGCCCACCTGATCGGCGAAGTTGCGGAAGAGGCCAGGAAGGCATCGGAGCTGGCCGAGCAGCTTTCCAGCGCCACGGATCAGATCTCCCAGGGGGCCACGGAAACGGCCAGCGCGGCGGTTCAGATTTCCGCCAGCGTGGAGGAAGTGGCCGGGCGGGCGGAAACGGTGGCCCGAACGGCCGGCCGGGCCGCTTCCCTGGCCGAAGACGGCGGCCGGAAGATGGATGAGGTTAGCCGCCAGATCCGTACCATGCATGATACCACACGCCAGGCGGTGGAACGGGTGGAGCGTTTTGCCCGGATGTCCGAGCAGATCGGGGAAATACTGGGCATTATCAGCAGCATTGCCGACCAGACCAACCTGCTGGCGTTGAATGCGGCCATTGAAGCCGCCCGGGCCGGGGAACACGGCCGGGGCTTTGCCGTGGTGGCCGAAGAGGTGCGCAAGCTGGCAGAGAGATCGGCCTCTTCAGCCGAGGAAATAGGCAACCTGGTGTCCGCCATCCGGGAAGAGATCAGCGAGGTTACTGCCCTGATGGAAGGATCGGCCCGGGAGGCGGACCGGGGCCTGGCGGTGGTTGAGGAGGCCGGCACCGCCTTTAAGGAAATTTTAAGTGCGGTGCAGGAAGTGGATTCCCAGGTGGCCGATGTAGCGACGGCTTCCCGGCAGGTGTCGGAGGCGGTACAAAATATCGCCGCCTCCACCGAGGAACAAAGCGCCCTGCTGCAGGAAACCGCCAGCAGCATTGCCACCCTTTCCAGCATGGCCGAAAGGTTAGAGGCTATGGCTGCCCGGTTTAAGGTTTGA
- a CDS encoding cell division FtsA domain-containing protein, with amino-acid sequence MNGKVCGMALKASPENTIFALDIGTRTVIGLVAVPEDGRLRLAAQRLVEHRRRTMLDGQIHDIPGVAEAVRAVKKELEGELGFPLRHVAIAAAGRSLITRSCHIERETGGREIDWPEVNALELAAIQQAHRELAAEPPPSGQDFTCVGYSIVSYYLDGYPISSLVGHRGKTIGADVLATFLPGSVVNSLYAVLQRVELEPLSLTLEPIAAIEAAIPENYRLLNLALVDIGAGTSDIAITRDGSITAYGMVPVAGDEITEEIVQTCLVDFDTAERMKRELVRGEDIRYTDIVGMENTISCQDLLARIDPTLERLAREISTQILAQNGGRPPRSVFCVGGGGQVPGLTEKIARHLELDKNRVVLRDRRSLEQVLMVEGDDEIPGPEGITVAGIALVALRKLGHDFIHIMVNGVEHRLFNAREFTVGNVLAITGFNPRLLIGQNGKNLAFTLNGKRQVIYGGLSQPARILVNDREANMQTRVAHGDRIVVHPAVNGKDARATIADLLPPPGTITVYANGRPVETAALCLINGQAAEPAREITPECEVEICSVKPLFEWLAEHLAASPVELDAWEVLVNGRAVPPTYRLHDGDRVDYRPVGRENPTQEILPRHPEITGGNFSSELTQSITVTVNGSTVNLTGRSSYIFIDVFNYIDLDPGGLKPPIRLTLNGKEASFTDELHNGDIIEIGVSNLKPGSHSL; translated from the coding sequence ATGAACGGGAAGGTATGCGGCATGGCTTTAAAAGCATCTCCTGAAAATACCATCTTTGCCCTGGATATCGGCACCCGCACGGTAATCGGACTGGTAGCCGTCCCCGAGGACGGCCGGTTAAGGCTGGCGGCGCAGCGGCTGGTGGAACACCGCCGGAGAACCATGCTGGACGGGCAGATCCACGACATCCCGGGGGTGGCCGAAGCGGTACGGGCGGTAAAAAAAGAACTGGAAGGGGAACTGGGCTTCCCCCTGCGACATGTGGCCATTGCCGCCGCGGGACGCTCCCTGATTACCAGGTCCTGCCACATCGAGCGGGAAACCGGCGGCCGGGAAATTGACTGGCCTGAAGTGAACGCCCTGGAACTGGCAGCCATCCAGCAGGCCCACCGGGAACTGGCAGCCGAACCGCCGCCCAGCGGGCAGGATTTCACGTGCGTAGGTTACAGCATCGTTTCTTATTACCTGGACGGCTACCCCATTTCCAGCCTGGTGGGCCACCGGGGCAAAACCATTGGAGCCGATGTGCTGGCCACCTTTTTGCCCGGCTCGGTGGTCAACAGCCTCTACGCCGTGCTCCAGCGGGTGGAACTGGAGCCTTTAAGCCTCACCCTGGAGCCCATTGCCGCCATCGAAGCGGCCATTCCCGAAAACTACCGCCTCTTAAACCTGGCCCTGGTGGATATCGGCGCCGGCACCTCCGATATTGCCATCACCAGGGACGGATCCATCACCGCCTACGGCATGGTCCCCGTGGCTGGAGACGAAATTACCGAAGAAATTGTCCAGACCTGCCTGGTTGATTTTGACACCGCCGAGCGCATGAAAAGGGAGCTGGTCCGGGGTGAGGACATACGTTACACGGACATCGTGGGCATGGAAAATACCATCTCCTGCCAGGACCTGCTGGCCCGCATCGACCCGACTCTGGAAAGATTGGCCCGGGAAATCAGCACCCAAATCCTGGCCCAGAACGGGGGCCGGCCGCCCCGTTCGGTATTTTGCGTAGGAGGCGGCGGGCAGGTTCCCGGCCTGACGGAAAAGATTGCCCGGCATCTGGAGCTGGACAAAAACCGGGTGGTCCTGCGGGACCGGCGCAGCCTGGAACAGGTACTCATGGTGGAGGGCGACGATGAAATTCCCGGTCCGGAAGGGATAACAGTAGCGGGCATTGCCCTCGTTGCTTTACGCAAACTGGGCCATGATTTTATCCACATCATGGTGAACGGGGTGGAACACCGGCTCTTCAATGCACGGGAATTTACCGTGGGGAATGTGCTGGCTATAACCGGCTTTAACCCCCGCCTGCTGATCGGGCAAAACGGGAAAAACCTGGCCTTTACCTTAAACGGCAAGCGCCAGGTGATTTACGGAGGGCTCTCCCAACCGGCCAGGATCCTGGTGAATGACCGGGAAGCCAACATGCAAACCAGGGTGGCCCACGGGGACCGGATTGTGGTCCACCCGGCCGTTAACGGCAAAGACGCCCGGGCCACAATAGCAGATCTTTTGCCACCCCCGGGCACCATTACCGTGTACGCTAACGGCAGGCCGGTAGAAACAGCGGCCCTTTGTTTAATCAACGGACAGGCCGCCGAACCGGCCCGGGAAATCACCCCGGAATGTGAGGTGGAAATATGTTCCGTGAAACCCCTTTTTGAGTGGCTGGCAGAGCACCTGGCCGCCTCTCCGGTAGAATTGGACGCGTGGGAGGTGCTGGTGAACGGTCGGGCTGTCCCCCCTACCTACCGCCTCCATGATGGAGACAGGGTAGACTACCGGCCAGTGGGCAGGGAAAACCCTACCCAGGAAATATTGCCCCGCCACCCGGAAATAACCGGGGGTAATTTTAGTTCCGAGCTCACTCAAAGCATCACCGTAACGGTAAACGGATCTACCGTCAACCTGACGGGACGTTCCAGTTACATCTTCATCGATGTCTTCAATTACATTGACCTGGATCCCGGCGGGCTTAAGCCGCCCATCCGCCTGACCCTCAACGGTAAAGAAGCATCCTTTACCGATGAGTTGCATAACGGGGATATCATTGAAATCGGCGTTTCAAACCTTAAACCGGGCAGCCATAGCCTCTAA